In Podospora pseudocomata strain CBS 415.72m chromosome 4, whole genome shotgun sequence, the genomic stretch CCAAGACGAGGTGCCGCCTGAAGATGTTGTCAATGCTGAGTCGTCACGGCTGGCGTTACCACCAGCCCCGGCACCGCAAACAGCGGCACCACTGccgcaaccaccaacaccccgtcagcagcagcaccagcaggagcaccagcaacatcataTAGCGGAGCACCAACACCGGGAGAGGCCGCCGCTGGGTGAATCACCGCAAACTGGGGACAAGCTGGACAAGATTCGCTCGGCATCACCCTCAACTTCATCCATCTTGAGTAAACGGTCGGATTTTTAtctcagcaccagcactGGTTTTGATCCTCGAAGTGATGAAGGACGCATGTTGGCCGACTCAACTGGCACAAGTCGATATTTGGGGGCGTCATCCGGAGCAACATTCCttgacaacatcaagaacaTGATCACCCTGACCACCCCCTTAGCAGCCCTGATCTCCAAGGGACCCGAGCACATGTTTTCACAAACTACTGGAAGGTACCAAACCGACGATTCCCGTGCCTTGCTTGGGCCCCCCTTGATGGACCCAGTCCGACACCTACCTCCAGCCCCCGACACGGCCAAGCTGCTGGACGAGGTCCGCTACTTCATCCAAGACGGGACCACTGACGACTTGTTCCCAAGTGGCGGCATCATGTTCTGGTCGTTCCCGACCTTCACTGATCTCTCGGCCCTGGGCACCGCTCGTCGAGACCGAATCGTGACCGCTCATGGAGAGCAATATCTCCAAGTGCCCCGGGATGACGAACAGCGAACCCCGCTCGCACTGACCTTTGCCGCGTTTGCTTTCAAcagccttctcggccttgcAGGCAAAGACTCTCGCGTCAATGGCCGTCTGGGTGAAGACTTCTATGCCACCTCGCGCCATCTGCTGGGAGACCCCTGGGACTttggcacctccaccattaAGGAAGCCGCCGTCATGGGCCTATTGGCGCTCTACCTTGTTGAGATCAACAGACGTGACAATGCGCATCTCTGGGTGAAACACGCCATGCACGTTTGCGAAGTTCGTGGAATCCATCGCGGCTACACCGACGATGAGGCCGAAGTCAGAACGTTTTGGACACTCTACATTATTGACTCGTATGCTCCACGGCTCCTTTTTCTCGCATGACGCTGGAGCACTTCCACTGACACTCTTCCAGGTGGCTGAGCTGCTTACTGGGACGCACGCCATCGATCCCGGATGATGGCATCTCACTTCGGCCCCCCCGAGAATGCCCGTAAGCGCTCCCATGTTCTCTTGCATTATAATGTCATCTCACATCTGTCTTGTAGCCATTTTCCATCTCCCGTCGGCCTGAAGGCCCATCTGGAGCTGTCCCGCATCACTCACAAGATCATTTATAATGGCTTGCGCAGACAGTCAGATGGCAAGAAGCCCGAAGATCGGAGGGCCAGGGCGGAATCCCACGTCAAACGATCCCTCGAAAGTCTGAAAAAATGGCTGAAGGCCCTCCCTCCTGCTCTTCAACTCCCCCCGGATGCCCACACAAAACTGCATCTTCCCAATAGCTTGACGACCGAGGAAGTTCCCTCCGGGTTCGGTCGCGATCGTGCATGTTGGTCACTGCACATGTCATACAATCAGGTAAGTTCTCATTGACGACAAGACTTCGCAGTTGCTGACACTCTGCCAtcagctcatcatcctcaccgtTCGTCCTGTGATTCTAACAGCAGTGCGGAAAGCCATTGCTAGCCTCGTCAGTACAGGACAGATGTTTAATATCTACGACAACGCCCTGGTGGAAGAGATTCGCCGGTGTACCGATGCGGCGCAATCCAATCTGCGCCTCGGATGGCTGATGCGCCAAAACAGCCCGCATGGCAGGTTGCTGGTGCAGGATCTGCACCACATTTTCAATGCTGCCGTCTTCCTCACCATGTACCAGCTCGTCTTTGTTAATGTTCGGACGCAGCTGGTGGCTGATGTGGACTGGGCCATTGATGTCTTCAAACAGGAGCAGGAGACAGGCTGTGCATATGCCAAGGATTGCTTCGAGGTCCTGCGCGACCTCAGGTTCCTTGTCAGCGAGCTACGGGACTGGATTCATAACCAgaccgagaaggagaagctctgggacgacgacggggcGTTGAAGAATTATCTAGGCGCCATGACGGCGcctcgcaacaacaacacttcCAAGACAGACCTTGGTGCAGATGTGCCGATGCATGACGTCCAATTCGAGGGCCGCCCCATCAAGCAAGCCCACGGCTTCAAGAAGGGGTACGCAAGGAGGATTTGGGACACGCTAACGTCCTGGCTCCTGTTGGAGGACAACTCCAACGAgggtgacggtggtggagaatgTTTTGTGTTTCTTTCCAGTTCCAGTTCAGATACCAACTCAAACTGTTCGTTCCCCCCCGGAGGATACTAGTACAGAGGTCAAGCGATGCaagccttctttttctgtcttttcagcgttttctttttggactTTTTAAATACACCTCTATATATACGGTGGTTTGAGTCACCGTGGTTCGTTCCTCTACCGGACGCCATGcagagaaaaagggggccgTGACGGGTacattgttttgtttctttacCTTACGAGTAATGAACGATTGACGAATATTTCCGCAGCTTTTAGGGCGAGCCATGAATATGTACCCGAGTATGTCGCACAGATATCATTCTTTCTTTTGCGTAACAGGGCGAGAGTGTGTCAGCAACTGAGTCGCAACTTGGGTAGTTAGCAGGGTTCTGTTTTTAATTCTACCGCATCAAGGTTATGTCAACTATGTTACAAGTCCCCAAAAATGTTGCTTTCTTCCTTCACCAGATATTGCACTTGCTTTGCAATGTTTGTCACGGTCCACTCGCCTTTTTCGGCAATGTATGCGTCGACCAAGTCACCAGAAACCCATTTGAATAGAATGTTCTTGGTGGTCACCACAACCTGTCCTTTGTTGAAACTGTTACCCCCCGGAGTGGCTTGAAGCAAGTCTTCTGCCCCGTTCCTCACTCTCTCGGCGTTGAAGGCGGCCCGCCAAGCTCGTGTAACCTGGAGCGGGTCGCTATCTTCCTCGTATGAGTCTTGCGATCGACGCTATCCTCCAACAGTAGTTTTCGAAGCAACTTATTGTGGGAGAGCTTGGCCGTGTCCGTTAACAGCACAAtcttggtggttgatgacaGGCACATTGCCGTTAGAACAGCAGATAAGGGCCTGGTCTTGTTTACCACGGCGCCAGAGGGCGAGAGACGATCTGAGCCGATAAGGACCATATCTACCGCTGTCTTTGGGCCAGACCTGGACAGAGAGGCAATTGAGGCCGAGGTATCGGGTACAGTGTAGTTTTGTGGGGTCTTCCAGAGGATTGAAAAGGCGCTaagagagaagaggagagggagacgcCTTCGAAGAGCGGTCGGGTTTCCAAGACGTTGAGGTCAATGGTGTACTGGGTAGAGATGGAGGATAAAACGGTCAGGATCGAGAGGCCGTCTCTCCCGAAAAAGGACGAGCGAATGTATGACACAAACGAGGTTGTGATATCACCCAAGAGCTGAGTCGTAGAAAGAGAAGGGTGTCGTATGGTAGACAAGACCGCCATTCTCAGATCATGCGCAGAAGTGTTGGAGTCCGCATCAAATTAGGCTTTGATCTCTGATAATCTGGCCAGGAGAACGCTTGTTATGGCTGCTCCCATGCTTGGCCGCCCATTTTTGGAGAGATGCCAGCCGGCGCCTTGGTTGCCAAGTTTGACTAAGGTTGCCAGTCAAGTCCGTGATGCCCCAAACTTGGCTGACCTGCACTGACTTATTGCCCACCCTGGAACTTTCGATTTGAGCCAGCTTAAGATCCAGGCGTTTGCTCTTGGAAGAAGTATAAGAGCCCGTCGTCTGCCTTGCCCTGTCTTGACACTTGCTCTTCATTGAAAACATCACATCAACACGAGAGCTGCAACGCTTATCATGACCAAGTCCTTCGCCCGCCCCCCATGGGTGTTCTGGCAGTTGGGGACATAATCATGGTCCCGTCTGCTCTTGCTGCTATTCGCCTCGATATAAGCCCTCGAAACGTCCAGGTTGCCGAGATCACACCTGGTGCCGACATCAGACGCGACAAGCAAGAAGTTCTGTTCAACGAACCAAACTCAGATTTTGATCTCCCGCTTCGCTGCAAGCCGGCTCAGGGCAAGCTTCTCACACTCACCGA encodes the following:
- a CDS encoding hypothetical protein (EggNog:ENOG503P1AP; COG:B), translated to MPRQSKPPSTSTGKKKPELVDGRLPVNPRRKKVLPEERKRVSSACNNCNVRRVKCTGETPCHQCRNTNRPCKYPEVVPKVTVPKLQWTALTALQAWAPHAIELKRQLEAGELVRKITHEDGRVEYQPASELPPLPELSHFQDEVPPEDVVNAESSRLALPPAPAPQTAAPLPQPPTPRQQQHQQEHQQHHIAEHQHRERPPLGESPQTGDKLDKIRSASPSTSSILSKRSDFYLSTSTGFDPRSDEGRMLADSTGTSRYLGASSGATFLDNIKNMITLTTPLAALISKGPEHMFSQTTGRYQTDDSRALLGPPLMDPVRHLPPAPDTAKLLDEVRYFIQDGTTDDLFPSGGIMFWSFPTFTDLSALGTARRDRIVTAHGEQYLQVPRDDEQRTPLALTFAAFAFNSLLGLAGKDSRVNGRLGEDFYATSRHLLGDPWDFGTSTIKEAAVMGLLALYLVEINRRDNAHLWVKHAMHVCEVRGIHRGYTDDEAEVRTFWTLYIIDSWLSCLLGRTPSIPDDGISLRPPRECPHFPSPVGLKAHLELSRITHKIIYNGLRRQSDGKKPEDRRARAESHVKRSLESLKKWLKALPPALQLPPDAHTKLHLPNSLTTEEVPSGFGRDRACWSLHMSYNQLIILTVRPVILTAVRKAIASLVSTGQMFNIYDNALVEEIRRCTDAAQSNLRLGWLMRQNSPHGRLLVQDLHHIFNAAVFLTMYQLVFVNVRTQLVADVDWAIDVFKQEQETGCAYAKDCFEVLRDLRFLVSELRDWIHNQTEKEKLWDDDGALKNYLGAMTAPRNNNTSKTDLGADVPMHDVQFEGRPIKQAHGFKKGYARRIWDTLTSWLLLEDNSNEGDGGGECFVFLSSSSSDTNSNCSFPPGGY